The Raphanus sativus cultivar WK10039 unplaced genomic scaffold, ASM80110v3 Scaffold2094, whole genome shotgun sequence genome includes a window with the following:
- the LOC130505206 gene encoding E3 ubiquitin-protein ligase UPL7 isoform X2, giving the protein MDLNRKHKVSLRGASSEEMSRDALLAKVSQARELRSYARRANAAAIFIQRVWRSYIVRKRAAFVIQEEWESSLSCHSDTLTKSWVSSRVLRPFLFFIRSLCVQQQKIEPRDVQCMHTCFKILLESINSNDQGYNFCSLAVGTSEESKTWACQTRRLVSLCSFLLTECSYSQERLKDVLGVSALLLRILIVLTDPKIWKILSKESFEDAETVGKMVVQFIGSSKSGYYTAVRRYIKSLTKNTDERLLITTSAVTLALRPFHARQPAFVGDSQLDTNLAVEEYVSLILTIPRLVCCLPSALIRALKHKSILMPSFHTLLILRDKLLTRISEIEHLEKQSCTTEIPSVGWAMGNIISLATVSENDFMDPQESNPQMFYVFYVHVIVTLAENLLSQVEKVGTQDSHLDLEATADETEKGKNSVKISFVELLRPVCQQWHLAKLLAASGKETRVGDKDASTSSEKGSETLELFDIARFYSCMLRIFCVLNPVVGPLPVLNMLSFCPGYIVSLWSSLESVLLPEDGCTADESLRKPAKASWNTRSPSEKKQKHLKNDGVNKWVNVLNKFSGKSPGPREHVESTSDQPGSSQVNESTDDGWDVQTLRGGPVGISKDVSYLLHLFCATYAHLLVVLDDIQFYEKQIPFTLEKQRRIASVLNTLVYNGLLRGTGPENRQLMDSAIRCLHLLYERDCRHPFCPSALWLSPGRTSRPPIAFAARTHEVLPTSDVFTSPSMGSVITITPHVFPFEERVHVFREFISMDKASRKMAGEVDAPGARSIEIVVRRGHVVEDGFRQLNSIGSRLKSSIHVSFVNESGLPEAGLDYGGLSKEFLTDITKAAFASEYGLFSQTTTSDRLLVPSPSARYLENGIQMIEFLGRIVGKALYEGILLDYSFSHVFIQKLLGRYSFIDELSGLDPELYRNLMYIKVKTIAAI; this is encoded by the exons ATGGACCTTAATCGAAAACACAAG GTCTCCCTCAGAGGCGCCAGCAGTGAGGAGATGTCAAGAGATGCTTTGCTTGCTAAAGTCTCACAAGCAAGGGAGCTTCGCAGTTACGCCAGACGTGCTAATGCTGCTGCCATTTTCATTCag AGAGTTTGGAGGTCGTACATTGTGAGAAAGAGAGCAGCTTTTGTGATCCAGGAAGAGTGGGAGAGTTCGCTGAGTTGCCATTCTGATACATTGACTAAGAGTTGGGTGTCAAGTAGAGTGTTGAGACCTTTCCTCTTCTTTATCAGATCTTTGTGTGTCCAGCAACAGAAGATAGAGCCAAGAGATGTACAGTGCATGCACACTTGCTTTAAGATTCTATTGGAAAGCATCAACTCTAATG ATCAAGGGTACAACTTTTGCTCACTAGCAGTTGGTACTTCTGAAGAGAGTAAAACATGGGCCTGTCAAACACGAAGACTGGTGTCTCTCTGCTCTTTCCTTCTCACGGAGTGTAGTTACTCACAGGAAAGGCTAAAAGATGTTCTTGGTGTCAGTGCCCTTTTACTACGCATCCTTATTGTTTTAACTGATCCCAAAATCTGGAAGATTCTCTCAAAAGAAAGCTTTGAAGATGCAGAAACAGTTGGGAAAATGGTCGTTCAGTTTATAGGGAGCTCTAAAAGTGGATATTACACAGCAGTTAGAAGATATATCAAGTCATTAACCAAAAATACAGATGAGAGACTGTTGATTACTACAAGTGCAGTAACTTTGGCTCTACGACCATTCCATGCGAGACAACCTGCTTTTGTTGGTGACAGTCAGCTAGACACGAATTTGGCTGTTGAAGAATATGTTTCTTTAATACTTACAATTCCTCGACTGGTTTGCTGCCTGCCAAGCGCTCTCATACGTGCACTGAAGCACAAGAGCATACTAATGCCAAGCTTTCATACTCTATTG ATTTTGAGGGACAAACTGTTGACCCGAATATCGGAAATAGAGCATTTAGAGAAGCAAAGCTGCACTACTGAGATTCCTTCTGTTGGATGGGCTATGGGGAATATCATATCCCTGGCAACAGTTAGTGAGAATGATTTTATGGACCCTCAAGAATCCAATCCACAGATGTTTTATGTCTTTTATGTTCATGTTATTGTGACCCTCGCCGAGAATCTCTTGTCTCAAGTTGAAAAGGTTGGAACTCAGGATAGCCATCTTGACTTGGAGGCCACAGCGGATGAAACTGAGAAAGGAAAAAATTCTGTAAAGATTTCGTTTGTGGAATTGCTTCGACCAGTATGTCAGCAGTGGCATCTCGCAAAACTGTTGGCAGCTTCTGGAAAAGAAACTCGTGTAGGAGATAAAGATGCATCAACGAGTAGTGAAAAAGGATCAGAAACATTAGAATTATTTGACATTGCACGATTCTATTCATGTATGTTGAGAATCTTCTGCGTGCTGAACCCTGTTGTAGGGCCTTTGCCTGTTCTAAATATGTTATCCTTCTGTCCTGGATACATTGTCTCTTTATGGAGCTCTCTAGAGAGTGTCCTACTCCCTGAAGATGGTTGCACTGCTGATGAATCATTACGCAAACCTGCTAAAGCTTCATGGAATACAAGAAGTCCTTctgagaagaaacaaaagcaTCTTAAGAATGACGGAGTCAACAAGTGGGTGAATGTGCTTAACAAATTTTCTGGTAAATCACCGGGACCGCGGGAACATGTGGAGAGTACTAGTGATCAGCCAGGATCAAGCCAGGTTAATGAGTCAACCGATGATGGGTGGGATGTGCAAACTCTTAGGGGTGGTCCTGTAGGTATCTCCAAAGATGTGTCATACCTGCTTCATCTATTTTGTGCAACCTATGCGCATTTACTCGTGGTTCTTGATGACATACAGTTCTATGAAAAGCAG ATCCCCTTTACGCTAGAGAAACAACGGAGAATTGCGTCAGTGCTTAACACTCTCGTGTACAATGGATTGTTACGGGGCACAGGTCCTGAGAATAGACAACTTATGGATTCTGCTATCAGATGTTTGCATCTATTGTATGAAAGAGATTGCAGGCACCCTTTTTGTCCTTCTGCCCTGTGGCTCTCACCTGGTAGAACTAGTAGACCTCCAATTGCATTTGCTGCAAGAACTCATGAGGTTTTACCAACCAGTGATGTTTTTACTTCTCCAAGCATGGGTTCTGTTATAACAATTACTCCTCATGTCTTTCCATTTGAAGAAAG GGTCCATGTGTTTAGAGAGTTTATAAGCATGGATAAAGCTTCAAGGAAAATGGCTGGCGAAGTGGATGCACCTGGCGCGAGGTCAATAGAGATAGTCGTTCGCAGAGGTCATGTGGTTGAGGATGGATTTCGACAATTGAATTCTATTGGTAGCAGGCTAAAATCCTCCATTCACGTCTCCTTTGTGAATGAGTCTGGCCTTCCTGAGGCTGGCCTAGACTATGGTGGGCTTTCAAAAGAATTTCTGACGGACATAACAAAAGCAGCTTTTGCTTCTGA GTATGGGTTATTCTCGCAAACCACTACTTCAGATAGGTTGCTTGTTCCCAGCCCATCTGCTCGGTACCTTGAGAACGGGATTCAGATGATTGAGTTTCTTGGAAGAATAGTTGGAAAAGCTCTATACGAAGGAATACTTCTGGATTACTCCTTTTCACACGTTTTCATTCAGAAGCTATTGGGACGTTATAGCTTTATTGATGAACTATCAGGGCTTGATCCGGAGCTCTACAGGAACCTTATGTATATCAAGGTAAAAACCATCGCAG CAATATGA